The following coding sequences lie in one Pelobacter seleniigenes DSM 18267 genomic window:
- the ribD gene encoding bifunctional diaminohydroxyphosphoribosylaminopyrimidine deaminase/5-amino-6-(5-phosphoribosylamino)uracil reductase RibD yields the protein MVSDQQLYYMQCALDLACQGVGRTAPNPAVGAVIVKDGEIVGRGFHPRAGEPHAEVFALRDAGARARDADVYVTLEPCSHFGKTPPCAEALVAAGVKRVFVGVTDPNPRVAGAGVARLEQAGIEVRVGVQEEQCRRLIAPFKKHILSGLPFTIYKTAMTLDGATATWSGDSQWVSSAASRRHVHHLRDRVEAIMVGIETVLHDDPLLNTRLDDGAGRDPLRVVVDSRLRMPPSSRMLKQSSAAATLIATGAEDAAKIRRLEEAGAEVLVLPLNGAKVSLPALWRELGRRQVQRLLLEGGATLATAALKERLIDQLMLFAAPKILGGLPTRGIFAGPGCDKMATAEVLTDIRFEQIENDLLITGDLNPCLPD from the coding sequence ATGGTTAGCGACCAGCAGTTATATTATATGCAATGCGCCTTGGACCTCGCTTGCCAGGGCGTGGGCAGAACGGCACCTAATCCGGCGGTTGGTGCAGTCATCGTTAAGGATGGCGAAATCGTCGGTCGCGGTTTCCATCCCCGGGCCGGTGAGCCGCACGCTGAGGTTTTTGCGCTCAGGGATGCTGGCGCGCGTGCTCGGGATGCCGATGTCTATGTGACCCTGGAACCCTGTTCCCATTTTGGAAAAACCCCGCCTTGCGCGGAAGCCTTGGTTGCTGCCGGGGTTAAAAGAGTGTTTGTCGGCGTAACCGATCCGAACCCGCGGGTTGCCGGTGCCGGGGTCGCCAGGCTGGAACAGGCGGGTATCGAAGTTCGGGTTGGGGTGCAGGAAGAGCAATGTCGGAGACTGATTGCGCCATTTAAAAAACATATCCTGAGCGGTCTGCCGTTTACCATCTATAAAACCGCCATGACTCTTGATGGCGCGACCGCAACCTGGAGTGGAGATTCGCAATGGGTCTCCTCCGCTGCGAGCCGGCGGCATGTTCACCATTTGCGGGATCGGGTGGAGGCAATCATGGTCGGCATTGAAACGGTCCTCCACGATGATCCGTTGTTGAATACCCGCTTGGATGACGGGGCAGGACGGGACCCGCTCAGGGTTGTTGTCGACAGCCGCTTGCGGATGCCACCCAGCAGCCGGATGTTGAAGCAGTCCTCGGCCGCGGCCACCCTGATCGCCACTGGAGCTGAAGACGCAGCCAAAATCAGGCGACTGGAGGAGGCCGGTGCCGAGGTTTTAGTGCTGCCGTTGAACGGTGCCAAAGTGTCGTTACCGGCGTTGTGGCGGGAACTCGGGCGGCGTCAGGTTCAGCGGTTGCTGCTGGAAGGCGGGGCGACCCTTGCCACGGCGGCATTGAAAGAGCGGCTGATTGATCAACTGATGCTGTTTGCGGCTCCAAAAATACTTGGCGGTTTACCGACCCGGGGCATTTTTGCCGGCCCAGGTTGTGATAAAATGGCAACTGCCGAGGTTCTTACGGATATCCGTTTTGAACAGATCGAAAACGATTTATTGATAACAGGAGACTTGAATCCATGTTTACCGGACTGA
- a CDS encoding AMP-dependent synthetase/ligase — protein sequence MQTIDQLIQLSCRQHQDRVALQHKHKNRWTPLTYQKLWDTVEKIASGLRQLEIAERSHIALLGPSSPRWVTSYLAIMRAGCIAVPVDKELKAAELRHILNDSDAEAVFVAQPQFETLLDVIDDLPQLKKIILLDTPLSELSEKGDIAKALEDLSTLWHDLVLDLDIPAARRNKIEEAVIHAHALLTRRDETTATEKKKPNFLSESERLRNRLRKEKRLFAYKDILNPDRLPPSTVKATDVAIILYTSGTTGRAKGAMLSHRNIVSNIEAVTQRFQLKNNIATLSFLPINHVFEQVCGVLLPLSLGGKVTFAESIKKLGDNLNEIKPTFLLGVPAVFRLLYDRIIKNINANPTSRLLYKFSLTRKIVAGKVQKAVGEETTFVSGGAALDPDIAEGFKALGLNLLQGYGITETSPVISAESPFKGKPGTVGEVLDDVEVRIENPNQDGEGEILVKGPNVMLGYYKNDEATEDVLRDGWYHTGDLGRFDEDRMLSICGRVKNLIVTPNGKNVYPEEVENQLLKSPYIAEIMVYGHKVGRTAEEVYAVIYPDEEALFTLVKDRDDKPMSAAEIENLIRKEILTYGKALADYKRVKKFTLREDEFPKTTTRKIKRYIVEPEISTT from the coding sequence GTGCAAACAATCGACCAACTGATTCAGCTGAGCTGCCGCCAGCATCAAGATAGAGTTGCCCTGCAACACAAACATAAAAACCGCTGGACCCCGCTAACCTATCAAAAGCTCTGGGACACAGTCGAAAAAATCGCTTCCGGGCTGCGCCAGCTGGAAATAGCGGAACGTTCACACATCGCCTTGCTCGGCCCTTCTTCCCCGCGCTGGGTGACCTCCTACCTGGCAATCATGCGGGCGGGCTGCATCGCCGTCCCGGTCGACAAGGAACTCAAGGCGGCTGAGCTGCGCCATATTCTTAACGATTCGGACGCTGAGGCGGTATTCGTCGCCCAGCCACAGTTTGAGACCTTGCTTGATGTGATCGACGATCTGCCTCAATTGAAAAAAATCATCCTCCTCGACACTCCATTGTCCGAATTGAGTGAGAAGGGGGACATCGCCAAGGCCCTTGAAGACCTGTCCACCCTCTGGCACGATCTGGTGCTTGATCTCGACATCCCGGCCGCGCGAAGAAATAAAATCGAAGAGGCGGTCATTCACGCCCACGCATTGCTGACTCGCAGGGACGAGACCACCGCCACCGAAAAGAAGAAACCCAATTTCCTCTCCGAATCCGAACGCTTGCGCAATCGCCTGCGGAAAGAAAAACGTCTGTTTGCCTATAAGGATATCCTCAATCCGGACAGGCTTCCCCCCAGCACCGTCAAAGCCACCGATGTCGCCATTATCCTCTATACCTCAGGCACGACCGGTAGAGCCAAAGGGGCCATGCTCAGTCATCGCAATATTGTCAGCAACATTGAAGCTGTCACCCAGCGGTTTCAACTCAAAAACAACATCGCAACCCTCTCCTTTTTGCCTATCAACCATGTTTTCGAGCAGGTCTGCGGGGTTCTGCTTCCGCTGTCCCTGGGCGGTAAAGTCACCTTTGCCGAATCCATTAAAAAGCTGGGTGACAATCTCAACGAAATCAAACCCACTTTTCTGCTCGGCGTACCGGCCGTTTTTCGCCTGCTCTATGACCGTATCATCAAAAACATCAACGCCAACCCGACGTCACGGCTGCTCTACAAATTCAGTCTGACCAGAAAAATCGTAGCCGGAAAAGTTCAGAAAGCGGTTGGTGAGGAGACCACTTTTGTGAGCGGCGGGGCCGCCCTTGATCCTGATATTGCGGAGGGGTTCAAAGCACTCGGTCTCAACCTGCTCCAAGGCTACGGCATTACCGAGACCTCCCCGGTCATCTCTGCGGAAAGTCCATTTAAAGGGAAACCGGGTACCGTCGGTGAAGTGCTGGACGATGTAGAAGTCAGGATCGAGAATCCCAACCAGGATGGCGAAGGCGAAATTCTGGTCAAAGGTCCCAACGTCATGCTCGGCTATTACAAAAACGACGAGGCCACGGAAGATGTGCTGCGCGATGGCTGGTATCACACCGGAGATCTCGGCCGCTTTGATGAGGACCGCATGCTTTCCATCTGCGGGCGGGTCAAAAACCTCATCGTCACCCCGAACGGTAAAAATGTCTATCCGGAAGAAGTGGAAAACCAACTTCTGAAAAGCCCTTATATCGCTGAGATCATGGTCTACGGGCACAAAGTCGGGCGGACCGCGGAAGAGGTCTATGCCGTCATTTACCCGGATGAAGAGGCCCTGTTCACCCTGGTCAAGGATCGCGACGACAAACCGATGTCAGCGGCCGAAATCGAGAATTTGATTCGCAAGGAAATCCTGACTTACGGCAAGGCCCTGGCCGACTATAAAAGGGTCAAAAAATTCACCCTTCGGGAAGATGAGTTCCCGAAAACAACAACGCGCAAAATCAAGCGCTACATTGTGGAGCCGGAAATTTCCACCACCTGA
- the nrdR gene encoding transcriptional regulator NrdR, whose amino-acid sequence MNCPFCGYDDTRVVDSRLGKEGNNVRRRRECPSCERRFTTYERVEEILPWVIKKDGRREAFDRSKIIAGMQRACEKRPISIEEIEAMVDQLERQFQECGDKEIAASQIGKAVMDILHDADEVAYVRFASVYRQFKDINEFMAELNDLLKNSK is encoded by the coding sequence ATGAATTGTCCATTCTGCGGTTATGACGATACCAGGGTTGTTGATTCCCGGCTCGGCAAAGAAGGGAATAACGTGCGCAGGAGACGGGAATGCCCATCTTGTGAACGGCGCTTTACGACTTACGAACGGGTCGAAGAAATTTTGCCATGGGTGATCAAAAAAGATGGTCGTCGGGAGGCTTTCGACCGCTCCAAAATCATTGCCGGAATGCAGCGCGCTTGTGAAAAAAGGCCGATTTCCATTGAAGAGATTGAAGCCATGGTTGACCAGCTTGAGCGTCAATTTCAGGAGTGCGGAGACAAGGAAATCGCCGCCAGCCAGATCGGTAAGGCAGTCATGGATATTCTGCATGATGCCGACGAAGTTGCTTATGTTCGGTTTGCATCGGTCTACCGGCAATTTAAAGATATTAATGAATTTATGGCTGAACTGAACGATCTACTCAAAAACTCCAAATGA
- a CDS encoding homoserine dehydrogenase has translation MKSIKVGLLGFGTIGTGVVRVFQNNADVIESRLGHRLELIKIADLDITTDRGVQLDAGILTTDVEQVISNPEVDIVIELIGGYEPAKSFILKAISQGKHIVTANKALMALHGQEIVAAANENGVSVMFEAAVGGGIPIISAIKENLCANRFSSVLGILNGTCNFILSKMTDEGGDFAPVLKEAQQLGYAEADPTFDIEGVDTAHKIALLSALCFGTTVDFNQVYREGISNIDGIDIRFASQMGYKIKLLAIGKNYGDQIEVRVHPTMIPDTYQLAEVDGVFNAVRLTGDFVGPTLLYGSGAGMDATASAVMGDVMAISRDQIAGARPRIPIMGYCAEQIRTLPVKAMSEIESHYYLRFTTVDRPGVLAKIAGCLGRHNISIQSMLQPESHEADSVPIVLMTHAALEADISQSLAEIEELDIIVQPTRLIRVENDLG, from the coding sequence ATGAAATCCATCAAGGTGGGATTGCTTGGCTTCGGAACGATTGGAACCGGGGTCGTCAGGGTTTTTCAGAACAATGCGGATGTTATTGAAAGTCGACTCGGGCACAGGCTTGAGCTGATCAAAATAGCGGATCTGGATATCACCACCGATCGTGGCGTTCAACTTGATGCTGGTATCCTGACCACGGATGTTGAACAGGTCATCAGTAACCCGGAGGTTGATATCGTTATCGAATTGATCGGCGGTTACGAGCCGGCAAAAAGCTTTATTCTGAAAGCGATCAGCCAGGGCAAGCATATTGTCACTGCCAATAAGGCGCTGATGGCTCTGCATGGTCAGGAAATTGTTGCGGCGGCCAATGAAAACGGGGTCTCGGTCATGTTTGAAGCCGCTGTCGGGGGTGGCATTCCGATTATCTCGGCGATCAAGGAAAACCTCTGTGCCAATCGGTTCAGTTCGGTGCTTGGGATTCTCAACGGTACCTGTAATTTCATTCTTTCCAAGATGACCGATGAGGGGGGCGACTTTGCGCCGGTCCTCAAAGAAGCCCAACAGTTGGGCTATGCTGAAGCCGACCCGACCTTTGACATCGAAGGAGTGGATACGGCCCATAAAATAGCCCTGCTGTCGGCCTTATGTTTCGGCACCACTGTCGATTTCAATCAGGTCTATAGGGAAGGAATCAGCAATATCGACGGGATCGATATTCGCTTCGCCAGCCAGATGGGGTACAAGATCAAGCTGCTGGCCATCGGTAAGAATTATGGCGACCAGATTGAGGTTCGGGTCCATCCCACCATGATTCCCGACACCTACCAGCTGGCGGAAGTCGACGGGGTTTTCAATGCGGTGCGGCTGACTGGAGATTTTGTCGGTCCGACCTTGTTGTACGGCAGCGGAGCCGGAATGGATGCCACCGCCAGCGCGGTGATGGGCGATGTCATGGCGATCAGCCGTGACCAGATTGCCGGGGCGCGTCCCCGAATTCCCATCATGGGCTATTGTGCAGAGCAGATCCGGACATTGCCGGTCAAAGCCATGAGCGAAATTGAAAGCCACTATTACCTGCGCTTTACTACCGTCGATCGTCCCGGTGTGCTGGCCAAGATCGCCGGTTGCCTCGGTCGGCATAATATCAGCATCCAGTCGATGCTGCAGCCGGAAAGCCATGAAGCCGATTCCGTGCCGATTGTGTTGATGACTCATGCTGCATTGGAAGCGGATATCTCTCAGTCCCTTGCTGAGATCGAGGAGCTTGACATTATCGTTCAACCGACCCGCCTGATCAGGGTTGAAAACGACCTCGGGTAA
- a CDS encoding bifunctional 3,4-dihydroxy-2-butanone-4-phosphate synthase/GTP cyclohydrolase II, which translates to MPISKIEAALEDIRQGKMVILVDDEDRENEGDLVVAAELITAEKINFMAKEGRGLICLSLTEERADELDLPLMVSDNNSSFGTAFTISIEARRGVTTGISAADRAHTIQVAVADETTARDLARPGHVFPLRAKKGGVMVRAGQTEGSVDLARLAGLKPAGVICEIMNEDGTMARMPQLEVFAARHDLKIISIAELVAYRMRKELLVRRAAETTLPTPFGGDFKAIVYENDVDHAQHMALVKGEINPEEPVLVRVHSECLTGDVFGSQRCDCGEQLHASMAQIQKEGKGVVLYMRQEGRGIGLVNKLKAYALQDQGHDTVEANHVLGFDDDLRDYGLGAQILSELGIRKLRLMTNNPKKIVGLEGYGLEIVERVAIEMPPHSSNLKYLKTKREKMGHLLENL; encoded by the coding sequence ATGCCGATTTCAAAGATAGAAGCTGCTCTGGAAGATATCCGTCAGGGCAAAATGGTGATCCTGGTTGACGATGAAGATCGCGAAAATGAAGGCGATCTGGTCGTCGCTGCCGAGTTGATCACCGCGGAAAAAATCAACTTCATGGCCAAAGAAGGGCGTGGGCTGATCTGCTTGTCCTTGACTGAAGAACGTGCGGACGAACTTGATCTGCCGTTGATGGTCTCGGACAACAATTCGTCTTTTGGGACCGCTTTCACCATTTCCATCGAGGCCCGGCGCGGCGTCACGACCGGTATCTCGGCTGCAGACCGAGCCCATACCATTCAGGTTGCCGTTGCCGATGAGACCACTGCGCGCGATTTGGCCAGGCCGGGACATGTCTTCCCGTTGCGGGCTAAAAAGGGCGGTGTCATGGTGCGGGCCGGGCAAACCGAAGGGTCAGTGGATCTGGCTCGCTTGGCCGGTTTGAAACCCGCCGGGGTGATCTGCGAAATAATGAATGAGGACGGGACCATGGCCAGGATGCCGCAATTGGAAGTTTTTGCGGCCCGGCATGATCTGAAAATCATCTCCATCGCTGAACTGGTGGCTTACCGGATGCGCAAGGAACTACTGGTGCGGCGCGCGGCGGAAACCACCCTGCCAACCCCCTTCGGCGGTGATTTCAAGGCCATTGTCTATGAAAACGATGTTGATCATGCTCAGCATATGGCTCTTGTTAAAGGTGAAATCAATCCCGAGGAACCGGTTCTGGTCCGGGTGCACTCCGAATGTCTGACCGGTGACGTGTTTGGTTCGCAGCGTTGTGACTGTGGCGAGCAGCTGCATGCCTCCATGGCTCAGATCCAGAAAGAGGGCAAGGGGGTGGTCCTCTATATGCGCCAGGAAGGCCGTGGCATCGGCCTGGTGAACAAGCTGAAAGCTTATGCGTTGCAGGATCAGGGGCATGATACGGTTGAAGCCAATCATGTGCTGGGGTTTGACGACGACCTGCGTGATTATGGGCTGGGTGCGCAAATCCTGTCTGAACTGGGCATCCGAAAATTACGTCTGATGACTAATAACCCCAAAAAGATTGTCGGGCTGGAAGGCTACGGCCTGGAAATCGTGGAGCGGGTCGCCATCGAAATGCCGCCCCACAGCAGCAATTTGAAATATTTGAAGACCAAACGTGAAAAAATGGGCCACCTGCTGGAAAATCTCTAG
- the glyA gene encoding serine hydroxymethyltransferase: protein MTGPNLASFDPEIAQVVADETRRQEYNLEFIASENFVSEAVLEAQGSVLTNKYAEGYPAKRYYGGCECVDVAEQLAIDRAKELFGAEHANVQPHSGSQANMAVYMTVCQPGDTVLGMNLAHGGHLTHGSPVNFSGKLYNIVPYGLKAETGTIDYDEVEKLAKEHQPKLIVVGASAYPRKIDFPAFRKIADAVGAVIMVDMAHIAGLVAAGVHPNPVPYAEFVTTTTHKTLRGPRGGMILCTEEWGKKLNSNIFPGIQGGPLMHVIAAKAVALKEALSPEFKSYAEQVVKNAQALAGGLVERGYKLVSGGTDNHLMLVDFTGTEITGKVAEHTLEEAGITVNKNAVPFDTRSPFVTSGIRIGTPATTTRGLKEGEMVKVAEWIDRALKNIDNQAELEKIRGEVKDLCLQFPLYAHRLK, encoded by the coding sequence ATGACCGGTCCGAATTTAGCATCTTTTGATCCCGAAATTGCCCAGGTTGTGGCGGATGAAACCCGTCGCCAGGAATATAATCTTGAATTTATCGCCTCGGAAAACTTCGTCAGTGAAGCGGTTCTGGAAGCACAGGGTTCTGTCCTGACCAATAAATATGCTGAAGGCTATCCGGCGAAAAGATATTACGGCGGTTGCGAATGTGTTGATGTTGCAGAACAACTGGCGATTGATCGGGCCAAAGAGCTATTCGGTGCTGAACATGCCAATGTTCAACCTCATTCTGGTTCTCAGGCGAATATGGCTGTTTACATGACGGTTTGCCAGCCTGGCGATACGGTTTTAGGGATGAACCTTGCCCACGGCGGACACTTGACTCATGGTTCGCCGGTCAACTTTTCCGGCAAGCTCTACAATATTGTTCCCTATGGACTCAAGGCCGAAACCGGGACCATCGACTATGACGAAGTCGAAAAACTCGCCAAGGAACACCAGCCCAAACTGATCGTGGTCGGAGCCAGCGCCTACCCTCGGAAAATCGATTTTCCGGCCTTTCGCAAAATTGCCGATGCGGTTGGTGCCGTCATCATGGTCGATATGGCACATATTGCTGGCTTGGTTGCCGCCGGGGTCCATCCGAATCCCGTTCCTTATGCAGAATTCGTCACCACCACGACCCATAAGACCCTGCGTGGTCCCCGCGGTGGAATGATCCTTTGCACTGAAGAGTGGGGCAAAAAACTCAACAGCAATATTTTTCCGGGTATTCAGGGGGGGCCGCTGATGCATGTTATTGCAGCCAAGGCCGTGGCTCTGAAAGAAGCCCTCTCTCCGGAGTTCAAAAGCTATGCCGAGCAGGTGGTGAAAAATGCCCAGGCCCTGGCCGGCGGACTGGTGGAGCGCGGCTATAAACTGGTGTCCGGCGGGACGGATAATCACCTGATGCTGGTTGATTTCACCGGTACCGAGATTACCGGAAAGGTCGCCGAGCATACTTTGGAGGAAGCCGGTATCACGGTAAATAAAAACGCGGTTCCCTTTGACACCCGGTCGCCGTTTGTGACCAGTGGAATTCGTATCGGCACCCCGGCGACCACGACCCGCGGGCTGAAAGAGGGGGAAATGGTCAAAGTTGCCGAGTGGATCGATCGCGCCTTGAAAAATATTGATAACCAAGCGGAGCTTGAAAAAATCAGAGGCGAAGTCAAGGACCTGTGCCTGCAGTTTCCACTTTACGCTCATCGCTTGAAGTAA
- a CDS encoding riboflavin synthase, which produces MFTGLIQAVGTVSKLDRRGHSAQLHICSSMAADNLELGESIAVNGACLTVVSWNAECFCVDVSPETLDRTTLGQLRPGSEVNLERALRLADRLGGHLVSGHIDCTATVRRRYQDQNSIRFEFNVPQSALPYLVEKGSVAIDGISLTVNKVDGNGFAVAIIPHSLAHTTLRSCREGTSVNIETDILGRYVERLLRFQSGKDEPQGVSLDFLAKNGFL; this is translated from the coding sequence ATGTTTACCGGACTGATTCAAGCGGTTGGAACCGTGAGCAAGCTTGACCGTCGCGGTCATTCAGCCCAACTGCATATTTGCAGCAGTATGGCGGCTGACAACCTGGAATTGGGAGAAAGTATCGCTGTTAACGGCGCCTGTCTGACCGTGGTCAGTTGGAACGCTGAGTGCTTTTGTGTTGATGTCTCGCCCGAAACCCTGGACCGTACGACCCTTGGTCAGCTGCGCCCCGGCAGTGAGGTCAACCTGGAGCGTGCATTGCGCCTGGCCGATCGCCTTGGCGGCCATCTGGTCAGCGGTCACATCGATTGCACTGCTACGGTGCGCCGCCGCTACCAGGATCAGAACTCCATCCGCTTCGAATTTAACGTTCCGCAGTCGGCCCTGCCTTATCTGGTTGAAAAGGGGTCGGTCGCCATTGACGGGATCAGCCTGACCGTCAATAAAGTTGATGGCAATGGCTTTGCGGTTGCGATTATTCCACATTCTCTTGCCCACACCACGTTACGCTCATGTCGGGAAGGGACTTCGGTGAATATCGAAACCGATATCCTTGGGCGCTATGTTGAACGGTTGCTGCGGTTTCAATCTGGTAAGGACGAGCCGCAAGGCGTTAGCCTTGACTTCCTTGCCAAAAACGGATTTCTGTGA
- a CDS encoding deoxycytidylate deaminase, with product MHRPGWDEYFMDITHLVATRSTCMRRQVGAVLVKERNILATGYNGVPSGITHCDVSGCLREKLKVPSGERHELCRGLHAEQNAIIQAARHGVNIAGATVYCTDSPCIICSKMLINAGVAEVVYARGYPDELSLEMLGEAGIKFRLHGKSSDG from the coding sequence ATGCACCGACCTGGCTGGGACGAGTATTTTATGGATATCACGCATTTGGTGGCGACTCGCTCCACCTGTATGCGTAGGCAGGTCGGTGCTGTTCTGGTTAAGGAAAGAAATATTCTGGCGACGGGCTATAATGGCGTACCGAGCGGCATTACCCACTGTGACGTAAGCGGCTGTCTGCGGGAGAAGTTGAAGGTCCCTTCCGGGGAACGCCACGAGCTTTGTCGTGGACTGCATGCGGAACAGAACGCCATCATCCAGGCCGCGCGTCATGGCGTCAATATTGCCGGCGCAACAGTGTACTGTACTGATTCGCCATGTATTATCTGTAGTAAAATGCTGATTAATGCTGGGGTCGCCGAGGTTGTTTATGCACGCGGTTATCCTGATGAGTTATCTTTGGAAATGCTTGGAGAAGCGGGAATAAAATTCCGCCTTCATGGGAAGAGTAGCGACGGATGA
- the ribH gene encoding 6,7-dimethyl-8-ribityllumazine synthase encodes MPEIIEGKLDAKGFRFGLIVSRFNSFICDRLVEGALDTLVRHGAEETSLTVVKVPGAFELPLVAKKMAGSGKYDALICLGAVIRGGTPHFEYVSSEMTKGIALASLESGLPVAFGVLTTDSVEQAIERAGTKAGNKGVEAAMSAIEMVNLLGAV; translated from the coding sequence ATGCCTGAGATTATTGAAGGAAAACTTGATGCCAAGGGCTTTCGGTTCGGCCTGATTGTCAGTCGTTTCAACAGTTTTATCTGTGATCGGCTGGTGGAAGGAGCGCTTGATACCCTGGTTCGCCATGGCGCAGAAGAGACCAGCTTGACGGTCGTTAAAGTGCCCGGTGCTTTTGAACTGCCCTTGGTGGCAAAAAAAATGGCCGGTTCCGGGAAATACGATGCGTTGATCTGCCTGGGGGCAGTGATCCGTGGCGGAACTCCTCATTTTGAATACGTCAGTTCTGAAATGACCAAAGGGATTGCCTTGGCTTCTCTGGAGTCGGGGCTGCCGGTCGCCTTCGGGGTGCTGACCACGGATTCAGTTGAGCAGGCCATTGAACGGGCCGGGACAAAGGCCGGGAACAAGGGCGTTGAAGCTGCTATGAGCGCCATTGAAATGGTTAACCTTCTGGGAGCGGTCTGA
- the nusB gene encoding transcription antitermination factor NusB → MSYNRRVGRECALKMLYALKLEREQVDPGRLLDSFWDHFRFADDALGEPLDSIEEPLATSTRIFAETLVKGVVEYRPVLDRKISEVAKNWSLERMTPVDLSILRMSAYELLYLPEIPVSVSINEAIEIAKRYGTEESAAFINGLLDKIARNVEKGSL, encoded by the coding sequence ATGTCCTATAATCGGCGCGTAGGGCGCGAGTGCGCGTTAAAAATGCTCTATGCACTGAAGTTAGAGCGTGAGCAGGTAGATCCGGGGCGTTTGCTGGATTCTTTTTGGGATCATTTCCGTTTTGCCGATGACGCCCTTGGCGAGCCTCTGGACAGCATAGAGGAGCCCCTGGCCACGTCGACACGGATTTTTGCGGAGACCCTGGTCAAGGGGGTTGTCGAGTATCGGCCGGTTCTGGATCGCAAGATTTCCGAAGTTGCCAAAAACTGGTCCTTGGAGCGAATGACTCCGGTCGACCTGTCGATCCTGCGGATGTCTGCTTACGAGTTGCTCTATCTCCCGGAAATTCCGGTCAGTGTCTCGATCAATGAAGCGATTGAAATAGCCAAGCGCTATGGAACGGAAGAATCGGCAGCCTTTATCAACGGGTTGCTGGACAAGATTGCCAGGAATGTTGAAAAGGGAAGCCTTTAA